AGGCTGACGATCACTTCCATTTTTTTCACCTTCCTGCCTTGATCTCACTTCCGCTTCCACGCTTTCCTATTACTACTATTCCCCCTCCTTCCGTGGAAAAAATCCCGGCAATAACTGACAATATAAAGGAAGAATAGAACTTGCGGCGATTGCGAAAATAGGAATAGGACGGGAGGTGAAATCATGACTGTCGGCACAAAAATCGCCCAAACCATCGCCAACTGTGAATCCGTGCTTGCCAACCTTCATTCCTTTACCCTTGACACCCAGGATCAAAACGTAAAACAGATGTTTAAAAACCTGGCCCAACAGCAGCAAATGATCCTCGAAAGTTTAAAATCCCGGCAAGCCTATATCGAAAGCGAAGAACCCCAATATAAACAATAGACGCTATTCCGTTTCCGGAATTTCATTCCCGAAATGGCAAAAGAACGCCAAACGGGGCGTTCTTTTGTTGATCACGGCTTTTCCATTTTGGCAGCCATCGTTTCGATGGATCGGATCACCTGGTCCAGTTTCGCTTCGATCCGGTAAAGCAAAAACAGCGTCACGGCCGCGGGAAAGCCGAAATCGCTGATCAAGGGCAGCCAGTCGGCCATGGGGAACCTCCTTTTCATCGGATAAACGGGGGAAACGCCGGTCAACAGACCGGCCGTTCCCCTGACGGAAGTTTACGACATCGGGAAAATTTCCACGTTCCGGTCGACGAGCCGGGCCTCTTTTACGGCAGCCAGGGATTCCCCCTTCGCTTCAAAAACGTCCGCGGCTATGATTTGCTCCATGGCGCTTTTGATTTCGTCGCCGTTCAGGGGTTCCTTCGGGTCATTGACGGACAGGTTCACCGTTTTTCCCGACCCGGTCAAAAAATACAGCATCAATGTTTTCGCCATCTTTTCCCCTCCTTCCTCTCCATCATCCCAAGATTTCCTCCACGTTCGTCCGCTCGATGGTAAACAGGGGCAATGCGCAAAGGGAGGCGATCGCCTGGGCGGCTTGGAAAATTTGATCCGTCGTCGCCGAAACCTTCACATTGTTATACCCCTTTGTCTTCAATACCGGCTCCCCTTTTTCGTTCCGGCC
The window above is part of the Caldibacillus debilis DSM 16016 genome. Proteins encoded here:
- a CDS encoding DUF1659 domain-containing protein, producing MAASSLIDANLRLVYEAGRNEKGEPVLKTKGYNNVKVSATTDQIFQAAQAIASLCALPLFTIERTNVEEILG
- a CDS encoding YvrJ family protein, with the protein product MADWLPLISDFGFPAAVTLFLLYRIEAKLDQVIRSIETMAAKMEKP
- a CDS encoding DUF1657 domain-containing protein, whose protein sequence is MTVGTKIAQTIANCESVLANLHSFTLDTQDQNVKQMFKNLAQQQQMILESLKSRQAYIESEEPQYKQ
- a CDS encoding DUF2922 domain-containing protein; protein product: MAKTLMLYFLTGSGKTVNLSVNDPKEPLNGDEIKSAMEQIIAADVFEAKGESLAAVKEARLVDRNVEIFPMS